A stretch of Lutra lutra chromosome 9, mLutLut1.2, whole genome shotgun sequence DNA encodes these proteins:
- the TMEM239 gene encoding transmembrane protein 239, giving the protein MTQQPQVETDVIGAGEGPPRAVPWSAWVTRQDWVRWCLCYVPRSWVQWWATSGWRQPLQRVLWGLEGFLYLLLALMLCHALFTTGSYLLSSLWPVMAAVWRHLLPAIILLVLSALPTLLFSASFLLLFSTLLSLVGLLTSMSHPDYTQDLDQ; this is encoded by the coding sequence ATGACGCAGCAGCCGCAAGTGGAGACAGATGTCATCGGGGCCGGTGAGGGGCCACCTCGGGCCGTGCCCTGGTCGGCCTGGGTCACGCGGCAGGACTGGGTGCGCTGGTGCCTGTGCTACGTGCCTCGGAGCTGGGTCCAGTGGTGGGCCACGTCGGGCTGGCGGCAGCCACTCCAGCGTGTGCTGTGGGGGCTGGAGGGcttcctctacctgctgctgGCCCTGATGCTCTGCCATGCGCTCTTCACCACCGGCTCCTACCTGCTGAGCTCCTTGTGGCCCGTCATGGCCGCAGTGTGGCGCCACCTGCTGCCCGCCATCATCCTGCTGGTGCTCAgcgccctccccaccctgctcttctccgcctccttccttctgcttttctccaCGCTGCTGAGCCTCGTGGGCCTCCTCACCTCCATGTCTCACCCAGACTACACTCAGGACTTGGACCAATAG
- the CPXM1 gene encoding probable carboxypeptidase X1 isoform X2 yields the protein MWGLLLSLAAFAPAVGLGLRTPGTSLLGLAPPATTEAWGPARGSTPAPQSSPVQPPAGKDNGTSEGHVRVRIIKKKKVIMKKRKKLMRLRPTATARPPVTTTTTGALDLPEEQDPGCPPLGLESLRVSDSQLEASSSQSFGLGPHRGRLNIQSGLEDGDLYDGAWCAEQQDTEPWFQVDARHPTRFSGIITQGRNSIWRYDWVTSYKVQFSNDSQTWWGSRNRSNGMEAVFPANSDPETPVLNLLPEPQVARFIRLLPQTWLQGGTSCLRAEILACPVSDPNDLFPKAPALGSSDPLDFRHHNYKAMRKLMKQVSEKCPNITRVYSIGKSHQGLKLYVMELSDQPGEHELGEPEVRYVAGMHGNEALGRELLLLLMQFLCHEYLRGDPRVTRLLTETRIHLLPSMNPDGYETAFRRGSELVGWAEGRWNQQGIDLNHNFADLNTPLWEAEDDGLVPDTVPNHHLPLPTYYTLPNATVAPETRAVIEWMQRIPFVLSANLHGGMNDFSYLHTNCFEITVELSCDKFPHENELPQEWENNKEALLTYLEQVRMGITGVVRDKDTELGIADAVIAVEGINHDVTTAWGGDYWRLLTPGDYVVTASAEGYHTATRNCWVPFEEGPVPCNFHLTKTPKQRLRELLAAGAKVPPDLRRRLERLRGQKN from the exons ATGTGGGGTCTCCTGCTCTCCTTGGCCGCCTTCGCGCCTGCCGTCGGTCTGGGTCTGCGGACGCCCGGCACCTCCTTGCTGGGACTTGCGCCGCCCGCTACCACCGAGGCCTGGGGCCCGGCTCGTGGCTCGACCCCGGCCCCGCAGAGCAGCCCAGTCCAGCCGCCCGCGGGGAAGGATAACG GGACCTCAGAAGGACATGTCCGGGTTCGCATCATCAAGAAGAAGAAGGTCATTATGAAAAAACGAAAGAAACTAATGCGCCTCAGACCCACGGCGACTGCCAGGCCTCCGGTGACCACCACCACTACAGGAGCCCTTGACCTCCCAGAGGAGCAGGACCCAG gctgTCCCCCTTTGGGCCTGGAGTCCCTGCGAGTTTCAGACAGCCAGCTCGAGGCGTCCAGTAGCCAGTCCTTCGGTCTTGGACCACACCGGGGACGGCTCAACATTCAG TCAGGCCTGGAGGATGGTGACCTCTATGACGGGGCCTGGTGTGCTGAGCAGCAGGACACCGAGCCGTGGTTTCAGGTGGATGCTAGGCACCCCACCCGCTTCTCAGGCATCATCACACAGGGCAGGAACTCCATCTGGAG GTATGACTGGGTCACATCATACAAGGTCCAGTTCAGCAATGACAGTCAGACGTGGTGGGGGAGTAGGAACCGCAGCAATGGGATGGAGGCG GTATTTCCTGCCAACTCAGACCCAGAGACACCAGTGCTGAACCTCCTGCCGGAGCCCCAGGTGGCCCGCTTCATTCGCCTGCTGCCCCAGACCTGGCTTCAGGGAGGCACATCATGCCTCCGGGCAGAGATCCTGGCCTGCCCGGTCTCAG ATCCAAATGACCTATTCCCTAAGGCCCCTGCACTGGGATCCTCTGACCCTTTGGATTTCCGGCATCACAATTACAAGGCCATGAGGAAG CTGATGAAGCAGGTGAGTGAGAAATGCCCCAACATCACCCGCGTCTACAGCATCGGGAAGAGCCACCAGGGCCTGAAGCTGTATGTGATGGAGTTGTCGGACCAGCCTGGCGAACACGAGCTGG GAGAGCCCGAGGTGCGTTATGTGGCTGGCATGCATGGCAATGAggcgctgggcagggagctgctCCTGTTGCTGATGCAGTTCCTGTGCCACGAGTACCTGCGAGGGGACCCGCGAGTGACCCGGCTGCTCACCGAGACCCGTATTCACCTGCTGCCCTCCATGAACCCTGACGGTTATGAGACTGCCTTCCGCCGG GGCTCAGAGCTGGTAGGCTGGGCCGAGGGCCGCTGGAACCAGCAGGGCATTGACCTTAACCATAATTTTGCCGACCTCAACACGCCCCTGTGGGAAGCAGAGGATGATGGGTTGGTGCCTGACACCGTCCCCAATCAtcacctgcccctgcccacctACTACACCCTGCCCAACGCCACT GTGGCTCCCGAAACGCGAGCCGTAATCGAGTGGATGCAGCGGATTCCCTTCGTGCTGAGTGCCAACCTCCACGGGG GTATGAATGACTTCAGCTACCTGCACACCAACTGCTTCGAGATCACCGTGGAGCTGTCCTGTGACAAATTTCCTCACGAGAACGAGCTGCCCCAGGAGTGGGAGAACAACAAAGAAGCCCTCCTTACCTACCTGGAACAG gtGAGAATGGGCATTACGGGAGTCGTGCGGGACAAAGACACAGAGCTGGGGATTGCCGATGCTGTCATTGCTGTGGAAGGGATTAACCATGATGTCACGACAG CATGGGGTGGGGATTATTGGCGTCTGCTGACCCCAGGGGACTACGTGGTGACCGCCAGTGCTGAGGGCTATCACACAGCCACGAGGAACTGCTGGGTTCCCTTTGAAGAGGGCCCAGTGCCCTGCAATTTCCACCTCACCAAGACTCCCAAGCAAAGACTGCGAGAGCTGCTGGCAGCCGGGGCCAAGGTGCCCCCAGACCTTCGGAGGCGGCTGGAGCGGCTGAGGGGACAGAAGAATTAA
- the C9H20orf141 gene encoding LOW QUALITY PROTEIN: uncharacterized protein C20orf141 homolog (The sequence of the model RefSeq protein was modified relative to this genomic sequence to represent the inferred CDS: inserted 1 base in 1 codon; substituted 1 base at 1 genomic stop codon), with amino-acid sequence MTQLCLPRPKALAYPIPVPPRGLRTREGSCSPAGPCMSPWXPSTAQLWDSVLGWGALGLMICAVSSPAGPALLLLLLLVSFLAFDLLHWPTGRPQPXPILLPGGQSQGAGEGPGQQAAVLPPPGAVTGQLSPQEALLLLLPGLGLLLGVHGMPWALLGLAFCLHPWA; translated from the exons atGACCCAGCTCTGCTTACCCAGGCCCAAAGCCCTTGCTTATCCTATACCAGTCCCTCCCAGAGGCCTGCGTACTAGGGAGGGGTCCTGTAGTCCAGCGGGTCCATGTATGTCCCCCT GGCCTAGCACGGCCCAGCTCTGGGACAGCGTCTTAGGGTGGGGGGCACTGGGGCTGATGATTTGTGCAGTCTCTTCCCCAGCTGGCCCAgccttgctgctgctgctgctcctggtcAGCTTCCTGGCCTTTGACCTGCTCCACTG gCCCACAGGCCGCCCCCAGCCATAGCCCATACTTCTCCCGGGAGGCCAGAGTCAGGGGGCCGGCGAGGGTCCAGGACAGCAGGCGGCTGTACTCCCACCTCCGGGGGCAGTCACAGGACAACTCAGCCCTCAAGAGGctctgctcctgcttctcccgGGACTGGGGCTGCTCCTGGGAGTCCATGGCATGCCCTGGGCCCTGCTTGGCCTGGCTTTCTGCCTCCATCCTTGGGCCTGA
- the CPXM1 gene encoding probable carboxypeptidase X1 isoform X1 encodes MWGLLLSLAAFAPAVGLGLRTPGTSLLGLAPPATTEAWGPARGSTPAPQSSPVQPPAGKDNGTSEGHVRVRIIKKKKVIMKKRKKLMRLRPTATARPPVTTTTTGALDLPEEQDPGCPPLGLESLRVSDSQLEASSSQSFGLGPHRGRLNIQSGLEDGDLYDGAWCAEQQDTEPWFQVDARHPTRFSGIITQGRNSIWRYDWVTSYKVQFSNDSQTWWGSRNRSNGMEAVFPANSDPETPVLNLLPEPQVARFIRLLPQTWLQGGTSCLRAEILACPVSDPNDLFPKAPALGSSDPLDFRHHNYKAMRKLMKQVSEKCPNITRVYSIGKSHQGLKLYVMELSDQPGEHELGEPEVRYVAGMHGNEALGRELLLLLMQFLCHEYLRGDPRVTRLLTETRIHLLPSMNPDGYETAFRRGSELVGWAEGRWNQQGIDLNHNFADLNTPLWEAEDDGLVPDTVPNHHLPLPTYYTLPNATVAPETRAVIEWMQRIPFVLSANLHGGELVVSYPFDMTRTPWAARELTPTPDDAVFRWLSTVYAGTNWAMQDPDRRPCHSQDFSSLGNIINGADWHTVPGSMNDFSYLHTNCFEITVELSCDKFPHENELPQEWENNKEALLTYLEQVRMGITGVVRDKDTELGIADAVIAVEGINHDVTTAWGGDYWRLLTPGDYVVTASAEGYHTATRNCWVPFEEGPVPCNFHLTKTPKQRLRELLAAGAKVPPDLRRRLERLRGQKN; translated from the exons ATGTGGGGTCTCCTGCTCTCCTTGGCCGCCTTCGCGCCTGCCGTCGGTCTGGGTCTGCGGACGCCCGGCACCTCCTTGCTGGGACTTGCGCCGCCCGCTACCACCGAGGCCTGGGGCCCGGCTCGTGGCTCGACCCCGGCCCCGCAGAGCAGCCCAGTCCAGCCGCCCGCGGGGAAGGATAACG GGACCTCAGAAGGACATGTCCGGGTTCGCATCATCAAGAAGAAGAAGGTCATTATGAAAAAACGAAAGAAACTAATGCGCCTCAGACCCACGGCGACTGCCAGGCCTCCGGTGACCACCACCACTACAGGAGCCCTTGACCTCCCAGAGGAGCAGGACCCAG gctgTCCCCCTTTGGGCCTGGAGTCCCTGCGAGTTTCAGACAGCCAGCTCGAGGCGTCCAGTAGCCAGTCCTTCGGTCTTGGACCACACCGGGGACGGCTCAACATTCAG TCAGGCCTGGAGGATGGTGACCTCTATGACGGGGCCTGGTGTGCTGAGCAGCAGGACACCGAGCCGTGGTTTCAGGTGGATGCTAGGCACCCCACCCGCTTCTCAGGCATCATCACACAGGGCAGGAACTCCATCTGGAG GTATGACTGGGTCACATCATACAAGGTCCAGTTCAGCAATGACAGTCAGACGTGGTGGGGGAGTAGGAACCGCAGCAATGGGATGGAGGCG GTATTTCCTGCCAACTCAGACCCAGAGACACCAGTGCTGAACCTCCTGCCGGAGCCCCAGGTGGCCCGCTTCATTCGCCTGCTGCCCCAGACCTGGCTTCAGGGAGGCACATCATGCCTCCGGGCAGAGATCCTGGCCTGCCCGGTCTCAG ATCCAAATGACCTATTCCCTAAGGCCCCTGCACTGGGATCCTCTGACCCTTTGGATTTCCGGCATCACAATTACAAGGCCATGAGGAAG CTGATGAAGCAGGTGAGTGAGAAATGCCCCAACATCACCCGCGTCTACAGCATCGGGAAGAGCCACCAGGGCCTGAAGCTGTATGTGATGGAGTTGTCGGACCAGCCTGGCGAACACGAGCTGG GAGAGCCCGAGGTGCGTTATGTGGCTGGCATGCATGGCAATGAggcgctgggcagggagctgctCCTGTTGCTGATGCAGTTCCTGTGCCACGAGTACCTGCGAGGGGACCCGCGAGTGACCCGGCTGCTCACCGAGACCCGTATTCACCTGCTGCCCTCCATGAACCCTGACGGTTATGAGACTGCCTTCCGCCGG GGCTCAGAGCTGGTAGGCTGGGCCGAGGGCCGCTGGAACCAGCAGGGCATTGACCTTAACCATAATTTTGCCGACCTCAACACGCCCCTGTGGGAAGCAGAGGATGATGGGTTGGTGCCTGACACCGTCCCCAATCAtcacctgcccctgcccacctACTACACCCTGCCCAACGCCACT GTGGCTCCCGAAACGCGAGCCGTAATCGAGTGGATGCAGCGGATTCCCTTCGTGCTGAGTGCCAACCTCCACGGGGGTGAGCTCGTGGTGTCCTACCCATTCGACATGACCCGGACCCCGTGGGCCGCCCGTGAACTCACGCCCACCCCAGATGATGCTGTGTTCCGCTGGCTCAGCACGGTCTATGCAGGCACTAACTGGGCTATGCAGGACCCAGACCGCCGACCCTGCCACAGCCAGGACTTCTCCTCCCTCGGCAACATCATCAACGGCGCCGACTGGCACACGGTTCCTGGGA GTATGAATGACTTCAGCTACCTGCACACCAACTGCTTCGAGATCACCGTGGAGCTGTCCTGTGACAAATTTCCTCACGAGAACGAGCTGCCCCAGGAGTGGGAGAACAACAAAGAAGCCCTCCTTACCTACCTGGAACAG gtGAGAATGGGCATTACGGGAGTCGTGCGGGACAAAGACACAGAGCTGGGGATTGCCGATGCTGTCATTGCTGTGGAAGGGATTAACCATGATGTCACGACAG CATGGGGTGGGGATTATTGGCGTCTGCTGACCCCAGGGGACTACGTGGTGACCGCCAGTGCTGAGGGCTATCACACAGCCACGAGGAACTGCTGGGTTCCCTTTGAAGAGGGCCCAGTGCCCTGCAATTTCCACCTCACCAAGACTCCCAAGCAAAGACTGCGAGAGCTGCTGGCAGCCGGGGCCAAGGTGCCCCCAGACCTTCGGAGGCGGCTGGAGCGGCTGAGGGGACAGAAGAATTAA